The genomic interval CCAATGGCATCCAATCGATCGGCATCTCTTACGATATCTAACTCAATGCTTCCAGTCACATCCTCTACTCCTGCTCCTTTGAACGAAACATTATCTACTATCTCACATACTTGACCAATCAACTTCTCATCAGCCTTTAAGCGAGTAAGCATTTCCCGCGACACCCTTCCGCAATCATTCTTGATTCCCCCATTTAATTTGTGATCAGAAATATCATGGAGTAAAGCCGCTAATTGAATAACCAATAAATCGCCACCTTCTTTTGATTGAATGTATTCAGCTAGTTTTAGAACTCTTTCAATATGATACCAATCGTGATCTGCGCTTTCGGTTCGAAATTTTTGCTCTACAATTAATTTTACTTCTTCTAATAAATTCATTAGTTCATGGTATTATGCTTGCATAATTAGTTAAAACACTCTAACTTGCAAAGAAAATTTAAAATCTATTAACTATGAAGAAATTAATCTTACCCATTCTCTCAGTATTTGTAATTGGAAGCGCATCAGCACAATTTAACATTGGTTTATCCGTAGGATATGGTCTTGGAAATCCAAGAGGTACATTTGATGAAACAAAACAAACGCCAACCTCAGAAAAAAACATCTATGGAACACTAGGTAC from Fluviicola taffensis DSM 16823 carries:
- a CDS encoding HD domain-containing protein — encoded protein: MNLLEEVKLIVEQKFRTESADHDWYHIERVLKLAEYIQSKEGGDLLVIQLAALLHDISDHKLNGGIKNDCGRVSREMLTRLKADEKLIGQVCEIVDNVSFKGAGVEDVTGSIELDIVRDADRLDAIGAIGIARAFHYGGKHDRSFYEPNLEPTIHANFDAYSSDKSHTLNHFYEKLFLIKDRLRSKTAQEIGSQRHDLMAEFVASFLKEWNVNLK